TGTGGTTAGTGAGTCCCTTGCTAATCATATGATTTTGTAACCGGAGATTTGatctctgttttttttttttttttactcttaTAAATTTGCATATTTTGATATCGAGTGCTGGTGCtatgtaaaaatatttgattaatCACTAATCCTCTTCTAGATTAGCATTAGTATCTTGTTATAATTGGGTAAATTAGTTGATTTGCGTTTCCATATGCTATTAGTGATGAATGCATCTATTGATTAATGTAGTGGAATGTTGGAGTTGGTTTCTTATAGATGAGAATATAACCTCTAGTTGGTGTCAATACTAGGGTTGATAtagcttttttttttagaatttaattttgatacactaccgatataaatatttttacatgtACATCTAATTACATAAGGCCACCACAGAAAAAATAATTACCTTTTACATGGATAGTGTGAATGGTCATTCAAAAAAATGGATGTGTTTGGAGGATTGTAGAAAATGTTTTACAGCATCAAAATCAAACTttttttaatgcttttattttccTTTGACAAAATAGAGAGAGTAGGATTTGAGAAGGAACATTAATTTAGGTCTAGTTATCTGTTCTTTATAGTGGATCATGCTTTTTGGTTGTGGAGTTCAATTACTTGTATATTTTTTGACAATTGACACCTTAACTAACTTTATACATGTAAACAGGTTGTATTACTACCAAGGAACTTGGTACCGTCATGCGGTCGCTTGGGCAGAACCCCACTGAGGCAGAACTTCAGGACATGATTAATGAGGTTGATGCCGATGGCAATGGTACTATTGATTTCCCCGAGTTCCTTAACCTGATGGCTCGCAAAATGAAGGATACTGACTCAGAGGAGGAACTGAAGGAAGCCTTCCGGGTGTTCGACAAGGATCAAAATGGTTTCATCTCCGCAGCTGAGCTCCGCCATGTCATGACCAACCTCGGTGAGAAGCTGACGGATGAGGAAGTCGACGAGATGATTCGCGAGGCCGATGTTGATGGCGACGGGCAGATCAACTACGAGGAGTTTGTCAAAGTCATGATGGCTAAGTGAGGACCTTAATCAAACCattatcaaatcaaaatttgaaaaaatgcatatgaacaGAAAAAAGGGACAGGGCAGATAAGTTGTGATGAGAAATTATCCTATTTTCAAATTAGGACATCAAATTTGGGTTCATATTTAGTTTTTGTTGGTCGGGTTTGTTTGCTTTTATATTATTGGTACTTGCTCATTACTTATCATGCTTGTTTGCTCTGCCCCTTGCTTTCATTAGTTTGGATTAGCTTTGTGTCTCACCATGCATTGGTACTTAACTTTTGGTCCTCTCtttttgtctctttcttttttctctctttggttattattattattatcatcatcatgaaCCTAGAACAATTGTTTGCAATTTGGTGCTTTATAAATGTGGGTGGCTAATAGTGTTAATATCATCTTATGCTATATGATTGCTTCTATGATCATTTTGCAATTCTTAACTTGCCTATTTAGAGAGGAAAGAATATTCGTTATTTCTTTTCATCATTTGAAATTCATACCCCTGTTTTGCCGTCTATACTCTAGAGTATTCTAGTGCAATGCCCCAACTcttttagtaaaataaatatctGCACATGTTTTTATACAACCATTTAGCTTAGCAAGCGCCAACTAGGTTATTTCGAACGAGGTTGCTATTTTGGTGGTTAACTTGAATTTGATTGATCAAATTTGTCGTAATAGGATATCGGGTAGTTTTTGGTATCCCAAACAATCTAAGGTGATTCTTACCGTGTCTAAAAGTGTTTGTTTAACTTatcaaaaagaataaaaaattaatatttaattttaaaaatataaaaataaataattattaaatattaaaaaattgtcGTAACAAATAAATTAGGTATTATAGACACTATAGATTTCACCTCAATTAAAACGGGAAATTATGTTAGAATGGCACAAGTGGTCAACACAACCCaaagaaaaagattaaaaaaaaaacaagcatTAGCTACTAAACATGGATAATTGAATGCGTAGGCCGTAGGGTGTTCCCATTTTTTTTATACATGTTCTTTAATTCGAtgtttaaaaaatatacttGAGTAAAGAATGTAACTAGAGCACAAGAAAAAATATCTATTAGTAAA
The Arachis stenosperma cultivar V10309 chromosome 7, arast.V10309.gnm1.PFL2, whole genome shotgun sequence genome window above contains:
- the LOC130941097 gene encoding calmodulin, which encodes MADQLTDEQISEFKEAFSLFDKDGDGCITTKELGTVMRSLGQNPTEAELQDMINEVDADGNGTIDFPEFLNLMARKMKDTDSEEELKEAFRVFDKDQNGFISAAELRHVMTNLGEKLTDEEVDEMIREADVDGDGQINYEEFVKVMMAK